The following are encoded together in the Adhaeribacter arboris genome:
- a CDS encoding YciE/YciF ferroxidase family protein: MKMQSLNDLLVHQLQDLYGAEQQLLKAMPKMASSAKSAKLKQALETHMAETQNQVQRLEQVFQSMGIEAEAIKCKAMEGLLKEADEMLSEDADPEVMDAGIIASAQRVEHYEIAGYGTASTYAKYLGHNEAFNLLQQTLNEEKKTDELLTVIAESSVNIKAENH, from the coding sequence ATGAAAATGCAATCTTTGAATGATTTATTGGTGCATCAATTACAAGACCTTTACGGGGCCGAACAGCAACTGCTAAAGGCCATGCCGAAAATGGCCTCGTCCGCTAAATCAGCCAAACTAAAACAAGCTTTAGAAACCCACATGGCGGAAACTCAAAATCAGGTTCAGCGTCTGGAACAAGTTTTTCAATCAATGGGTATTGAAGCCGAAGCCATTAAATGTAAAGCGATGGAAGGACTTTTAAAAGAAGCCGATGAAATGCTTTCGGAAGATGCCGACCCTGAGGTTATGGATGCCGGTATTATAGCCAGTGCGCAACGCGTGGAACATTACGAAATTGCCGGTTACGGTACCGCCAGTACTTACGCGAAGTACTTGGGCCACAACGAAGCATTTAACTTATTGCAGCAAACCTTGAACGAAGAAAAGAAAACCGATGAATTGCTTACCGTTATTGCCGAATCATCGGTTAACATTAAAGCGGAAAATCATTAG
- a CDS encoding M1 family metallopeptidase has protein sequence MTSGKVILFNDPHSFSRPQEASVTHLSWQIKVDFNIKTLSGIATYLIQKQPQAGKIILDIKDLVIQAVYVNQTPVSFSLGAEKEYLGQPLEILLLPDSQEISIHYQTTSASAALQWLEPEQTAGGQQPFLFTQSQAILARTWLPCQDSPAVRFTYEAQVEVPPGFFALMSAENPSEIAADGQYTFKMVHPIPSYLMALAVGQINFQAIGPRTGVYAETALLSAAAYEFAEMEKMLQAAEDLYGTYPWGRYDVLVLPPSFPFGGMENPCLTFATPTIITGDRSLTSLVAHELAHSWSGNLVTNATWNDFWLNEGFTVYFERRIMEYLYGSEYADMLKVLGYQDLMKTMDELGVTNPDTCLKLNLENRDPDEGLTEIAYEKGNLFLLTIEKAVGRARFDAFIQDYFQTYSFRSNTTENFLNYLQAFFAPEKELVEQKVKPKKWLYEPGLPLTAISLSSSRFTLVEDKAQEWQSTKDASVLNHLNWTTHEWLYFLQLIQASLQEADMVHLDKVFYFTHSNNAEIAAAWFEMALKKGYKPIEETLEKFLLGVGRRKFVLPLYKLMADKPSGKNWAKGIYEKARPNYHAVTRQSVDKLLFT, from the coding sequence ATGACATCCGGTAAGGTTATTCTATTTAACGATCCGCATAGTTTTTCCCGCCCGCAAGAAGCGAGCGTTACGCATTTATCCTGGCAAATAAAGGTTGATTTCAACATTAAAACTTTATCGGGGATAGCCACTTACCTTATTCAAAAGCAGCCCCAGGCAGGTAAGATCATTCTGGATATTAAAGATTTAGTCATTCAGGCAGTTTATGTAAACCAAACGCCGGTTAGTTTTTCGTTGGGAGCAGAAAAAGAATACCTGGGCCAGCCCTTAGAAATTTTATTACTGCCCGATAGCCAAGAAATTTCTATTCATTATCAAACTACTTCTGCCTCAGCCGCTCTGCAGTGGCTGGAACCCGAACAAACGGCCGGTGGACAGCAGCCATTTTTGTTTACCCAATCACAAGCTATTTTAGCCCGGACCTGGTTACCTTGTCAGGACTCTCCTGCGGTGCGGTTTACGTACGAGGCTCAGGTGGAGGTACCGCCTGGTTTTTTTGCTTTAATGAGCGCCGAGAATCCTTCAGAAATTGCGGCTGACGGACAGTATACTTTTAAAATGGTTCATCCTATTCCCTCCTACTTAATGGCCTTAGCCGTTGGGCAAATAAATTTTCAAGCTATTGGGCCCCGAACGGGAGTTTACGCCGAGACCGCCCTGCTTTCTGCCGCTGCTTACGAATTTGCCGAAATGGAGAAAATGCTACAAGCCGCCGAAGATTTGTACGGCACCTATCCCTGGGGTCGGTACGATGTGCTGGTACTACCCCCCAGTTTTCCATTTGGCGGTATGGAAAATCCTTGTTTAACCTTTGCGACTCCCACTATTATTACCGGTGACCGTTCCTTGACCAGTTTAGTGGCGCACGAATTAGCACATTCCTGGTCGGGTAATTTAGTAACCAATGCTACCTGGAACGACTTCTGGTTAAACGAAGGCTTTACCGTTTACTTTGAGCGACGCATAATGGAATATTTGTACGGTTCGGAATACGCCGATATGCTAAAAGTTTTAGGTTATCAGGATTTAATGAAAACGATGGATGAACTGGGAGTAACTAATCCGGATACGTGCTTAAAACTAAATTTAGAGAACCGGGATCCGGACGAAGGTTTAACGGAGATAGCCTACGAAAAAGGCAATCTTTTTCTGTTAACCATTGAAAAAGCAGTTGGCCGCGCCCGGTTTGATGCTTTCATCCAGGATTACTTTCAAACTTATTCTTTCAGATCTAATACGACCGAAAATTTTCTGAATTATTTACAAGCCTTTTTTGCCCCGGAGAAAGAATTAGTAGAGCAGAAAGTAAAGCCCAAAAAATGGCTCTACGAACCCGGATTACCTCTAACCGCTATATCCTTGTCCTCGTCCCGGTTTACCTTGGTGGAAGATAAAGCTCAAGAATGGCAATCCACTAAAGACGCTTCCGTTTTAAATCACCTGAACTGGACTACCCACGAATGGTTGTATTTCTTGCAGTTAATTCAAGCGAGCCTGCAAGAAGCCGACATGGTTCATTTAGATAAAGTTTTTTATTTTACACATTCCAATAATGCCGAAATAGCGGCCGCTTGGTTTGAAATGGCGTTAAAAAAAGGTTATAAACCCATAGAAGAAACCCTCGAAAAGTTTTTACTAGGAGTAGGCCGGCGGAAATTTGTATTGCCTTTGTATAAATTAATGGCTGATAAACCCTCGGGTAAAAATTGGGCGAAAGGTATTTATGAGAAAGCCCGACCTAATTACCACGCCGTTACCCGCCAATCAGTAGATAAGTTATTATTTACTTAA